The DNA segment ATTTTCCCTCCTTGATCATGGCGATGCACTTCTTCGGGCATTCCTCGGCGCAGATGCCGCAGCCTTTGCAGAAATCCAGGTTGAGGACCGGGTTGTCGTCAACCCAATCGATGGCGGCGTCGGGGCAGAACTTCCAGCAGATGGTGCACTGGATGCACTGGCTGAG comes from the Candidatus Aminicenantes bacterium genome and includes:
- a CDS encoding 4Fe-4S binding protein, yielding MAKDRKKIDFKKMDELPPMVMSLRSMAANPTGSWRNLKPVIDLSQCIQCTICWKFCPDAAIDWVDDNPVLNLDFCKGCGICAEECPKKCIAMIKEGK